The DNA segment TCATTCGTGCCCCGCTCGTCGCAATGCCCCTCGATCAGCACGAGGTTGTTGGCGTTGGACTTGAGCCAGCCGGCATTGGCGTCCAGGGTCTTGGCGTCATCCGGACGGATGTCGTACTTGTCGAAGTCGAAGTAGACGTCCCTCAGGTTCGCGTTCTCCGCGAACTCGCTCGGCCGCGGGGGAGTGGCCGGGGCCGCCGTCGCGGGCGCGGCGGG comes from the Candidatus Methylomirabilota bacterium genome and includes:
- the pal gene encoding peptidoglycan-associated lipoprotein Pal — encoded protein: PAAPATAAPATPPRPSEFAENANLRDVYFDFDKYDIRPDDAKTLDANAGWLKSNANNLVLIEGHCDERGTNEYNLALGERRAKATMNYLVSQGIQANRITIISYGKERPVCTESNEACWQKNRRAHFLVKAR